Proteins encoded together in one Astatotilapia calliptera chromosome 7, fAstCal1.2, whole genome shotgun sequence window:
- the LOC113027210 gene encoding mixed lineage kinase domain-like protein, protein MDKLVSELFGLCPTIIEMYDNMKDNDERCRRIADRVRALEGLVLTVKERGSGRNSGAVEKALKELHTILKHAEKLVSKFSKNNRLKQFMMSGSIGAKFSEVNQRLTENFQMLSGALQVEQSDILHKVYETVLGRPYTPLPNPPCPTFSPAAPPIPSPPVPAAYIMAPMRASTPVLAQPFCKTTTVRVLVSNNMPPMPVIRTISPVSVVRTVSPMGFRLY, encoded by the coding sequence ATGGATAAGCTGGTCTCCGAACTTTTCGGCCTCTGCCCAACCATCATCGAGATGTATGACAATATGAAGGACAATGACGAACGCTGCAGGCGGATTGCTGACAGGGTCAGAGCTTTGGAGGGACTGGTTTTAACCGTCAAAGAAAGGGGATCAGGCAGAAACTCTGGCGCTGTGGAGAAAGCGCTGAAGGAACTCCACACCATCTTGAAACATGCTGAGAAACTGGTGTCAAAATTCTCAAAAAATAATCGGCTTAAGCAGTTCATGATGTCAGGCAGCATTGGAGCAAAGTTCAGCGAGGTGAACCAAAGACTCACTGAGAACTTCCAGATGCTTTCTGGAGCTCTGCAGGTTGAGCAGAGCGACATACTGCACAAGGTGTATGAAACTGTTTTAGGGCGCCCCTACACACCGCTGCCTAACCCCCCATGTCCTACGTTTTCCCCAGCAGCACCGCCTATCCCCTCTCCTCCCGTGCCTGCCGCCTACATCATGGCACCCATGCGGGCTTCGACGCCTGTTCTGGCCCAGCCTTTCTGCAAAACTACAACAGTTCGCGTTCTTGTCTCCAATAACATGCCCCCGATGCCCGTCATTAGGACCATCAGCCCTGTTTCTGTCGTCAGAACTGTTTCACCGATGGGTTTTCGGCTCTACTAG